From a region of the Chlorocebus sabaeus isolate Y175 chromosome 23, mChlSab1.0.hap1, whole genome shotgun sequence genome:
- the RNF44 gene encoding RING finger protein 44 isoform X2 — MLHPATQQSPFMVDLHEQVHQGPVPLSYTVTTVTTQGFPLPTGQHIPGCSAQQLPACSVMFSGQHYPLCCLPPPLIQACTMQQLPVPYQAYPHLISSDHYILHPPPPAPPPQPSPMAPLGQFVSLQAQHPRMPLQRLDNDVDLRGDQHSLGSFTYSTSAPGPALSPSVPLHYLPHDPLHQELSFGVPYAHMMPRRLSTQRYRLQQPLPPPPPPPPPPPYYPSFLPYFLSMLPMSPTAMGPTISLDLDVDDVEMENYEALLNLAERLGDAKPRGLTKADIEQLPSYRFNPDSHQSEQTLCVVCFSDFETRQLLRVLPCNHEFHTKCVDKWLKANRTCPICRADASEVPREAE; from the exons ATGCTGCACCCAGCCACCCAGCAGAGCCCGTTCATGGTTGATCTCCACGAGCAG GTGCACCAGGGACCTGTCCCTCTGTCCTACACGGTCACCACAGTGACGACCCAAGGCTTCCCCTTGCCTACAGGCCAACACATCCCTGGCTGCAGTGCCCAGCAGCTCCCAGCATGCTCCGTGATGTTCAGCGGGCAGCACTACCCCCTCTGCTGCCTCCCGCCCCCG CTTATCCAGGCGTGCACCATGCAGCAGCTGCCTGTGCCCTATCAGGCCTACCCCCACCTCATCTCCAGTGACCACTACATCCTGCATCCCCCACCGCCGGCCCCACCCCCGCAGCCCAGCCCCATGGCGCCCCTGGGGCAGTTTGTGTCTCTGCAGGCCCAGCACCCGCGGATG CCCCTACAGCGGCTCGACAATGACGTGGACCTGCGTGGGGACCAGCACTCCCTGGGTAGCTTCACCTACTCCACCTCTGCGCCTGGCCCAGCCCTTTCCCCATCGGTGCCCCTGCACTACCTGCCCCACGACCCGCTGCACCAGGAGCTGTCCTTTGGTGTG CCATATGCTCACATGATGCCGCGGAGACTGAGCACCCAGAGATACCGCCTGCAGCAGCCACTGCCCCCGCCGCCcccgccaccacccccaccaccctaCTACCCCAGCTTCCTGCCCTACTTCCT CTCGATGCTGCCAATGTCACCAACAGCAATGGGGCCCACCATCAGCCTGGATCTGGACGTGGATGACGTGGAGATGGAGAACTATGAG GCCCTCCTGAACCTGGCCGAGCGGTTGGGAGATGCCAAGCCCCGGGGCCTCACCAAAGCAGACATAGAGCAGCTCCCGTCATACCGCTTTAACCCGGACAGCCATCAGTCAGAGCAGACACT GTGTGTGGTCTGCTTCAGTGACTTCGAGACGCGGCAGCTGCTCCGAGTCCTGCCCTGCAACCATGAGTTCCACACCAAGTGTGTTGACAAGTGGCTGAAG GCCAACCGGACGTGTCCCATCTGCCGGGCCGACGCCTCCGAGGTGcccagggaggctgagtga
- the RNF44 gene encoding RING finger protein 44 isoform X1 — translation MRPWALAVTRWPPSAPVGQRRFSAGPGSTPGQLWGSPGLEGPLASPPARDERLPSQQPPSRPPHLPIEERRASAPAGGSPRMLHPATQQSPFMVDLHEQVHQGPVPLSYTVTTVTTQGFPLPTGQHIPGCSAQQLPACSVMFSGQHYPLCCLPPPLIQACTMQQLPVPYQAYPHLISSDHYILHPPPPAPPPQPSPMAPLGQFVSLQAQHPRMPLQRLDNDVDLRGDQHSLGSFTYSTSAPGPALSPSVPLHYLPHDPLHQELSFGVPYAHMMPRRLSTQRYRLQQPLPPPPPPPPPPPYYPSFLPYFLSMLPMSPTAMGPTISLDLDVDDVEMENYEALLNLAERLGDAKPRGLTKADIEQLPSYRFNPDSHQSEQTLCVVCFSDFETRQLLRVLPCNHEFHTKCVDKWLKANRTCPICRADASEVPREAE, via the exons ATGCGACCATGGGCTCTGGCAGTGACTAGGTGGCCACCCTCTGCCCCCGTGGGTCAGCGGCGATTCTCTGCGGGACCCGGCAGCACCCCGGGCCAGCTCTGGGGAAG CCCCGGCCTCGAGGGTCCCCTGGCCAGCCCACCTGCCCGGGATGAGCGCTTACCCTCCCAGCAGCCGCCGTCCCGACCTCCACACCTCCCCATAGAGGAGCGCCGAGCCTCGGCTCCTGCCGGCGGGAGCCCCCGAATGCTGCACCCAGCCACCCAGCAGAGCCCGTTCATGGTTGATCTCCACGAGCAG GTGCACCAGGGACCTGTCCCTCTGTCCTACACGGTCACCACAGTGACGACCCAAGGCTTCCCCTTGCCTACAGGCCAACACATCCCTGGCTGCAGTGCCCAGCAGCTCCCAGCATGCTCCGTGATGTTCAGCGGGCAGCACTACCCCCTCTGCTGCCTCCCGCCCCCG CTTATCCAGGCGTGCACCATGCAGCAGCTGCCTGTGCCCTATCAGGCCTACCCCCACCTCATCTCCAGTGACCACTACATCCTGCATCCCCCACCGCCGGCCCCACCCCCGCAGCCCAGCCCCATGGCGCCCCTGGGGCAGTTTGTGTCTCTGCAGGCCCAGCACCCGCGGATG CCCCTACAGCGGCTCGACAATGACGTGGACCTGCGTGGGGACCAGCACTCCCTGGGTAGCTTCACCTACTCCACCTCTGCGCCTGGCCCAGCCCTTTCCCCATCGGTGCCCCTGCACTACCTGCCCCACGACCCGCTGCACCAGGAGCTGTCCTTTGGTGTG CCATATGCTCACATGATGCCGCGGAGACTGAGCACCCAGAGATACCGCCTGCAGCAGCCACTGCCCCCGCCGCCcccgccaccacccccaccaccctaCTACCCCAGCTTCCTGCCCTACTTCCT CTCGATGCTGCCAATGTCACCAACAGCAATGGGGCCCACCATCAGCCTGGATCTGGACGTGGATGACGTGGAGATGGAGAACTATGAG GCCCTCCTGAACCTGGCCGAGCGGTTGGGAGATGCCAAGCCCCGGGGCCTCACCAAAGCAGACATAGAGCAGCTCCCGTCATACCGCTTTAACCCGGACAGCCATCAGTCAGAGCAGACACT GTGTGTGGTCTGCTTCAGTGACTTCGAGACGCGGCAGCTGCTCCGAGTCCTGCCCTGCAACCATGAGTTCCACACCAAGTGTGTTGACAAGTGGCTGAAG GCCAACCGGACGTGTCCCATCTGCCGGGCCGACGCCTCCGAGGTGcccagggaggctgagtga